Below is a window of Candidatus Cloacimonadota bacterium DNA.
TGTATATACTGACAGTGATATATATTTTCGGCCCAGCACCTGTGAATTGAAAATTATCTAAATAGATGCTTTGGTAATGAGCGAAAAGGTAGAAAAAACAAAAGGCAATAACTATTGAAATTGGAACTCCAAACATATTATCCTTTCTTGCATCTAACGGTGAAGTTCACTTGCAGAAACGAAAACACTTCCTTACCTATAATTCACCACAAAACTAATATGGTTTCAACCAGCATAAATATTAAAATACATCTTCGTTTTTGTCAGCTTCATTGTATTGTTAGAATGGTGTTTTATTCAACTGATAACTGGAATTGATAAACTGCGACAAATCTTTCGTGCTAATTTGTTAGGTATTTCTGTATGACGCGGAATGGCTTCAATATGTCCTGTATTTGGATTACACCACAAAGAGTGAGAACCTCCTTCACGCTTAAGGTAGCAACCATACCTGCGAAGATGTCTCAACAGAGTATTACGTTTCATTGAATCGTTACAAATTCTTTTTGAGCACTTTCAGGGATACTACGAAATGCGTCTTCTCTACGGTCTTCAAGAATTAAAGTAATTGCTTCAGAAAGACTTTGTTTACATTCTTCAATGGTTCGCCCTTGGCCATTTGCTCCCGGAATTTCTGGGCAATATGCAATATACCAATTTTCGTCCTTTTCAATTATTGCTGTAAACTCGTTATGCATATTAAATTCCTTTTAATTATAATAAAAATTATGTTTTAGACTGAACTAACCAATAATTCTAACACGCATTCTAACATATATTATACTACAATTTGTAGTATCCAAAGGATCTGCCTCTGGCATGATATGATGCATCCTATTTTTGAAATTAACGCACACAAAACTAAATATCTATCTTTGAAATTAACATTCCAGAAATATCACCTTATTTACAAAACAAAAAAGAATTCCTAAAAAAAAATCTGTCAAATATTTTATAAAGTTCTTAATGCTTCATTTTCCCAATCTTATCAATCTTTTCATATTCAAAAAATCTAAACAGAACTCTTTAATTTTTAATATAATCGCAAAGGCAAAATCCGAAACTTCTGAAACTATTTCTTCTTCCTTAAAACCTTACCTTCTCCAAGGACAAGAATTGGAAATGCTCCAAGATGTAGAGGATTTTTATCCCATACGATAATACTTGCCAGTTTTCCCTTTTCTATTGTTCCAAGAACATCATCAATTCCTAATATTTTTGCATTTTTATAAGTTATCAATGAAATTGCATCCTCTTCGCTCATTCCTTGAATCATAAAGAATTTCAGACTATCTCTAAGAGCTATGGTCTGAATAACAGGGTGGTCAGTCATAAGTCCATAAAATGCTTTGGATTTCATAAGCAGACCTGCATTTTGATAATAGGCATGTTTTAATTCCACTTTATACCCAACAGAACCAAGAGGACCATAAACGATTGGGATTTTATTTTTTGCCAGTTCATCAAATATCTCTTTGTTGAATACATCACCAGTATGGTCAGCAGTAACATTCAAATTATATTTTTTCACAAGTTTAATCAAATACAGCACATCGTCAT
It encodes the following:
- a CDS encoding type II toxin-antitoxin system HicA family toxin — translated: MKRNTLLRHLRRYGCYLKREGGSHSLWCNPNTGHIEAIPRHTEIPNKLARKICRSLSIPVIS
- a CDS encoding type II toxin-antitoxin system HicB family antitoxin; its protein translation is MHNEFTAIIEKDENWYIAYCPEIPGANGQGRTIEECKQSLSEAITLILEDRREDAFRSIPESAQKEFVTIQ